The following are encoded together in the Carboxydothermus pertinax genome:
- a CDS encoding EutN/CcmL family microcompartment protein, with the protein MLLGKIIGNVVATRKDETLVGTKMLVTQPVDLEGNPVGQPFVAVDTVGAGIGELVLYVTGSVAPFAVRRGDVPIDAAIVGIVDKLEWQRS; encoded by the coding sequence ATGCTGTTAGGAAAGATTATCGGGAATGTGGTTGCTACGCGAAAAGACGAAACTTTAGTAGGAACGAAGATGTTGGTAACCCAACCGGTGGATTTAGAGGGAAATCCCGTTGGCCAGCCTTTTGTGGCGGTTGATACGGTAGGCGCGGGAATTGGTGAATTGGTACTTTATGTTACCGGTAGTGTTGCACCTTTTGCGGTACGCCGGGGGGACGTGCCTATTGATGCTGCAATTGTAGGTATTGTGGATAAGCTGGAATGGCAACGAAGCTAA
- the ade gene encoding adenine deaminase, producing the protein MDAQTFKTAVIRRKLVDVLMDPDQKATLVLKNGLVINVITREIYQADVAVYDQYILKVGDASDLIGPETEVVDLGGRYYVSPGFIDSHMHFESSMLTISEFSRLSIPTGTTTLVADPHEIGNALGPIGIKAMAEETKVVPNRVYLVVPALTPDCPGLETAGYDITSKDMPEILNYPNVIGIGELQGFSNAKYVYRYTPEVITDLISSTTYAQSIGKMIDGNAPELFGSELAAHLIAAGTEASCHETTRKDECVEKLRYGMYVFMREGSTQKNMAECIRAVTEEGLDSRRLIGATDDMVAEDLAKNGHMNWVVSRIIRQGIDPVEAIQMVTINPATYFGLKHVGVLAPGKMADLVVISDLMEMKIEKVYIGGKLMAEKGRMVVNIPKYTYPEEVKHSVKCKPVTAEVLEVKATGSSAVVRTIGLIPDQNLTDAYEFTVPVSGGAAQADLAQDVLPIAAVERYGRKGSIGRAFVKGFGLKSGAFAESVSHDAHNIIVVGTNYQDMALAVNRVIEMGGGVAVVKNGQVLGDLRLPVGGLITDELDGFELSQKLAALHRLAESELGCTVHAPFMHLSFLALTTSPKWKITDQGLVDVNSFRIIPPVK; encoded by the coding sequence ATGGACGCTCAAACCTTTAAGACCGCAGTCATCCGGCGTAAACTGGTGGATGTTTTAATGGATCCGGACCAAAAGGCAACGCTGGTTTTAAAAAACGGTCTGGTAATTAACGTTATTACCCGGGAAATTTATCAAGCGGATGTGGCGGTTTATGATCAGTATATTTTAAAAGTTGGGGATGCTTCTGATTTAATTGGGCCGGAAACGGAAGTGGTGGATTTAGGGGGAAGATATTACGTTTCTCCGGGGTTTATTGATTCGCACATGCATTTTGAAAGCAGTATGTTGACCATTTCGGAGTTTAGTAGACTTTCTATCCCTACCGGTACCACCACGCTGGTGGCGGACCCCCACGAGATTGGAAATGCCTTGGGACCGATTGGCATTAAGGCCATGGCGGAAGAAACCAAAGTGGTACCCAACCGGGTTTATCTGGTAGTGCCGGCTCTTACCCCCGATTGCCCGGGTTTAGAAACGGCTGGCTACGATATCACCTCTAAAGATATGCCGGAGATTTTGAATTATCCTAATGTTATTGGTATTGGTGAACTTCAGGGGTTTTCTAATGCTAAGTATGTTTATAGATATACGCCGGAGGTTATCACAGACCTTATCTCCTCAACTACTTATGCCCAATCCATCGGTAAAATGATCGACGGGAATGCACCGGAGCTTTTTGGCAGTGAACTGGCAGCTCACTTAATTGCTGCGGGTACCGAGGCGTCCTGCCACGAAACTACTAGAAAAGATGAGTGTGTAGAAAAACTTCGCTACGGCATGTATGTTTTTATGCGGGAAGGCTCTACCCAGAAGAATATGGCGGAGTGCATTCGGGCGGTAACGGAAGAGGGTCTTGATTCCCGGAGGTTAATTGGGGCAACGGACGATATGGTAGCCGAAGATTTAGCAAAAAATGGTCACATGAACTGGGTAGTGTCCCGGATTATAAGGCAAGGCATTGACCCGGTTGAAGCAATACAAATGGTTACTATAAATCCTGCAACTTATTTTGGCTTAAAACATGTGGGTGTTTTGGCTCCCGGTAAGATGGCCGATTTAGTAGTGATATCGGATTTAATGGAAATGAAAATAGAAAAAGTTTATATCGGGGGTAAGTTGATGGCCGAAAAAGGCCGGATGGTGGTAAATATACCTAAATATACTTATCCTGAGGAAGTTAAACACTCGGTGAAATGTAAGCCGGTAACTGCTGAGGTTTTAGAGGTGAAAGCTACCGGTTCCAGTGCGGTAGTGCGGACTATTGGCCTTATCCCCGACCAGAACCTAACGGACGCTTATGAATTTACCGTTCCGGTAAGCGGTGGTGCGGCCCAAGCGGATCTTGCTCAGGATGTTCTACCCATAGCAGCTGTAGAAAGGTATGGACGAAAGGGCAGTATCGGAAGAGCTTTTGTTAAAGGTTTTGGCTTAAAAAGTGGGGCCTTTGCCGAAAGTGTTAGCCACGACGCCCATAACATAATCGTCGTGGGGACAAATTATCAAGACATGGCTTTAGCGGTAAATCGCGTCATTGAAATGGGCGGTGGAGTTGCTGTAGTTAAAAACGGTCAAGTTTTAGGAGATTTACGACTCCCGGTTGGGGGCCTTATTACCGATGAACTGGATGGTTTTGAGCTTTCGCAAAAGCTTGCCGCGCTTCACCGCTTGGCGGAGAGCGAACTGGGTTGTACTGTCCACGCACCGTTTATGCATTTGTCGTTTCTGGCCTTAACTACCAGTCCCAAATGGAAAATAACTGACCAGGGTTTGGTTGACGTCAACAGCTTCAGGATTATTCCGCCGGTTAAATAA
- a CDS encoding FAD binding domain-containing protein, whose translation MQKVGYYRPETLEEALELLATGQENYKILAGGTDLVLYLRERKIKPTALVDITHIAALKGIAEFDGKIVIKAATTFTEVANSQLVREKVPALADACSVVGSPQIRNQGTIGGNIINASPAADSVPALVLFDGVAKLRSKNGSRELLLTDLLQGSGKTSLAPDELLEEVILNPYPQSISGFYKLGRRNALAISRISGAVEIVFSSNKVEKARVALGSVAPNPFRAKELEEFLVGREFTNETKEQFLLLAKKLVAEKLGSRASAPYKREAVAGVMREVLNLIELRRGR comes from the coding sequence ATGCAAAAGGTGGGTTATTATCGTCCGGAAACTTTAGAGGAAGCCCTGGAACTTCTGGCTACAGGACAGGAAAATTATAAAATCCTTGCCGGGGGTACCGACCTGGTTTTGTACTTACGGGAGCGCAAAATAAAGCCAACGGCTTTAGTAGATATTACCCATATTGCTGCTTTAAAAGGTATAGCTGAATTTGACGGAAAGATTGTGATTAAAGCAGCAACAACTTTTACGGAAGTTGCCAATTCCCAACTTGTTCGCGAAAAAGTTCCAGCCCTTGCCGATGCTTGTAGTGTTGTTGGTTCCCCCCAAATAAGAAATCAGGGGACTATTGGAGGCAATATTATAAATGCCTCACCGGCTGCCGATTCAGTTCCTGCATTGGTATTATTTGATGGAGTTGCTAAGCTTAGAAGTAAAAATGGTTCTAGGGAACTTTTACTTACTGACCTTCTGCAAGGTTCCGGTAAAACATCTTTAGCCCCCGACGAATTATTAGAGGAAGTAATTTTAAATCCCTATCCGCAAAGTATTAGTGGCTTTTATAAACTTGGGCGCAGAAACGCGCTGGCTATTTCCCGGATTTCTGGGGCAGTGGAAATAGTATTTTCCAGCAATAAAGTAGAAAAAGCAAGGGTAGCTTTAGGCTCCGTTGCTCCCAATCCCTTTAGAGCAAAAGAATTGGAAGAGTTTTTAGTGGGACGGGAATTTACCAACGAAACCAAAGAACAATTTCTTCTCTTGGCTAAAAAGCTAGTGGCCGAAAAACTGGGAAGCCGTGCTTCTGCTCCCTATAAACGGGAGGCAGTAGCGGGAGTTATGCGGGAAGTTTTAAATCTTATTGAACTGCGCCGGGGGAGGTAG
- a CDS encoding (2Fe-2S)-binding protein — protein MEKKKLSLIVNGKLVEMEVPTHLRLLDFLRDYLHLTGTKEGCGEGECGACTVLLDGKPVNSCLVMAHSAHGREIITIEGLGTPDKLHPVQEAFLEAGAVQCGFCTPGMVLTSYALLKENPNPTREEIKVAISGNLCRCTGYNKIVEAVELAARKEGK, from the coding sequence GTGGAAAAGAAAAAGCTTTCCCTTATTGTAAACGGAAAATTAGTTGAAATGGAGGTTCCAACCCACCTCCGCCTCTTGGATTTCCTCCGGGATTATCTGCATCTTACCGGAACTAAGGAAGGTTGTGGGGAAGGGGAATGCGGCGCCTGTACGGTTCTTTTAGACGGAAAACCGGTAAATTCTTGCCTGGTCATGGCCCATAGTGCCCATGGCCGGGAGATTATCACCATCGAAGGATTGGGAACCCCGGATAAGCTCCATCCTGTTCAAGAAGCTTTTTTAGAAGCGGGAGCAGTCCAATGTGGCTTTTGTACTCCGGGGATGGTTTTAACTTCCTATGCCTTATTAAAGGAAAACCCCAATCCTACCCGGGAGGAAATTAAGGTGGCTATTTCTGGTAACCTTTGCCGTTGTACCGGTTACAACAAAATCGTTGAGGCCGTGGAGCTTGCCGCCCGAAAGGAGGGAAAGTAG
- a CDS encoding xanthine dehydrogenase family protein molybdopterin-binding subunit: protein MEERVVGQSPWRIDGIAKVSGRAVFPQDIYLPGMVYGKTVRSKYPHARITKLDVSKAEALPGVLKVFTAKDVPGHNGHGVLHPDIPVFADGKVTSINDALCLVVAKTQDIAEEAALLVEVEYEELPAVFDPREAMKETAPKLRENGNIAYHLKIRKGDVEKGFAQAEVIVEESFKTSMVDQAFLQPEAGVATVDERGHVVIYVATQYPHWDRTEIARALGIPQNRVRVVTTAVGGAFGGREDMTVQIHACLAAMVLKRPVKIVYDRSESFKAHSKRHPMYMDYKVGATRDGKLVALEATIIGDAGAYLSWSPNILRKAAVHATGPYVIHNVKVDSYAVHTNNPFTGAMRGFGAAQPPMAYEAIMDMLAEKLKLHPFTLRWRNAFERGSETATGQILDMSVGLKETMIEAAKHFGWNVAELK, encoded by the coding sequence ATGGAGGAAAGAGTGGTTGGTCAGTCCCCCTGGCGGATTGATGGAATCGCTAAAGTTTCCGGCCGGGCAGTGTTTCCCCAGGATATTTACCTCCCCGGGATGGTTTATGGAAAAACCGTTCGCTCAAAGTATCCTCATGCAAGAATAACGAAGCTTGATGTTTCCAAAGCCGAAGCCTTACCGGGAGTATTAAAAGTATTTACCGCCAAAGATGTGCCCGGTCACAATGGTCATGGGGTTTTGCATCCGGATATCCCCGTTTTTGCCGACGGTAAAGTTACTTCCATAAATGACGCCCTTTGCCTGGTAGTGGCCAAAACTCAGGATATTGCGGAGGAAGCGGCTTTATTGGTTGAAGTGGAATATGAAGAGCTGCCTGCGGTTTTTGATCCCCGGGAGGCAATGAAAGAAACTGCTCCTAAACTTCGGGAAAACGGTAACATTGCTTATCACCTCAAAATTCGCAAAGGGGATGTGGAAAAGGGTTTTGCCCAAGCAGAGGTAATAGTTGAGGAAAGTTTTAAAACTTCCATGGTGGACCAGGCTTTTCTGCAGCCGGAGGCGGGGGTAGCGACCGTTGATGAACGGGGTCATGTGGTAATTTATGTAGCAACCCAGTATCCCCACTGGGATCGAACAGAAATTGCAAGAGCTCTGGGGATTCCCCAAAACCGGGTGCGGGTAGTTACTACGGCAGTGGGTGGAGCTTTTGGCGGTCGAGAAGATATGACTGTCCAAATCCACGCTTGTCTTGCGGCAATGGTTTTAAAACGACCGGTGAAAATTGTTTACGATCGCAGTGAATCTTTTAAAGCGCATAGTAAGCGCCATCCAATGTATATGGATTATAAGGTAGGAGCCACCCGGGATGGGAAACTGGTGGCCCTTGAAGCTACAATTATTGGCGATGCCGGTGCTTATCTTTCCTGGTCGCCGAATATCTTAAGAAAAGCTGCAGTTCACGCAACAGGACCTTATGTTATCCATAATGTAAAAGTTGATTCTTATGCCGTTCACACTAACAATCCCTTTACCGGAGCTATGCGAGGCTTTGGAGCAGCTCAACCACCAATGGCGTACGAAGCGATAATGGACATGCTGGCGGAAAAGCTAAAGCTACACCCCTTTACCCTTCGCTGGCGTAATGCCTTTGAAAGGGGCTCAGAAACGGCTACTGGCCAAATATTAGACATGAGCGTAGGGTTAAAAGAAACGATGATTGAGGCAGCCAAGCATTTTGGCTGGAACGTCGCAGAGCTTAAATAA
- a CDS encoding xanthine dehydrogenase family protein molybdopterin-binding subunit: protein MKKRGIGMASIFYGTGYGNGFPDVSSAVVEIHDDGSATVLTGAADCGQGSNTILTQIAAEELGLPIEKITLISADTDCTPDAGTTAATRQTYTSGNAVKLAAAKAKKILLDFAAGVLAVNTIDGLDVKDGYVYVKTFPQKRVAVAELASHARFKGNRLIGEASFTTHSTVVDPETGQGAPYYPYAFATQIAEVEVDTETGKVEVLRIVAAHDVGRAINRISVEGQIQGGVAQGVGWALTEEVELKNGQIQNPSFTEYLIPTAMDMPEVTPVIVETYEETGPYGAKGVGEPAMLPTMPAILNAIYNAIGVRITELPATPEKILKALKEKEQSND from the coding sequence GTGAAAAAACGGGGAATCGGAATGGCTTCAATTTTTTATGGTACCGGTTATGGTAATGGCTTTCCCGACGTTTCTTCCGCAGTGGTAGAAATCCACGATGATGGAAGTGCAACCGTATTAACCGGTGCTGCAGACTGTGGCCAGGGATCCAATACGATCTTAACCCAGATTGCGGCAGAAGAACTGGGCCTTCCTATTGAGAAGATTACTTTAATTTCGGCGGATACCGACTGTACACCGGATGCCGGTACTACTGCAGCAACCCGGCAAACTTATACCTCTGGAAATGCGGTAAAATTGGCAGCCGCCAAGGCTAAAAAAATTTTGTTGGATTTTGCTGCGGGGGTTTTAGCGGTCAATACCATTGACGGTCTTGATGTTAAAGATGGTTATGTTTATGTCAAAACTTTTCCGCAAAAACGGGTAGCTGTAGCGGAGTTGGCAAGTCACGCCCGCTTTAAGGGGAACCGTTTGATTGGGGAAGCAAGCTTTACAACGCACTCTACTGTGGTCGATCCGGAAACTGGCCAAGGAGCCCCCTATTATCCCTACGCCTTTGCCACGCAAATTGCGGAAGTTGAAGTAGATACCGAGACCGGGAAAGTGGAAGTATTACGAATAGTTGCTGCCCATGATGTAGGTCGGGCAATTAACCGAATTTCCGTAGAAGGTCAAATTCAGGGAGGCGTGGCTCAAGGGGTAGGTTGGGCTTTAACGGAAGAAGTGGAGCTTAAAAACGGCCAAATTCAAAACCCAAGCTTTACCGAATATTTAATTCCCACAGCAATGGATATGCCTGAAGTTACACCGGTAATTGTAGAAACTTACGAAGAAACCGGCCCTTATGGAGCAAAAGGGGTTGGAGAACCGGCGATGCTTCCCACAATGCCTGCTATTTTAAATGCCATTTATAACGCCATTGGAGTAAGAATTACTGAACTTCCGGCTACCCCGGAAAAAATCTTAAAAGCTCTCAAGGAAAAAGAACAAAGCAATGATTAA
- the yqeC gene encoding selenium cofactor biosynthesis protein YqeC: MINFAGYSLPEPIWLTGGGGKTSLMYYLAQNITGPLLLTTTTKLAYPPREEVPFYQAESLDQLLPLFHEGRKVLAGKRVEKEKIIGFSPEEIEKFYRHNPIPMLIEADGSNRRPLKIHLAHEPVLPQVPATVIAVIGLSALNKPYSSEYIHRGKNIPGRIITPEDLLKLVREGKYFSPRTKNKVVFLNQAEVIEKRLLEEVITLFKAIPDLLVTYGSLKEGYILSG, translated from the coding sequence ATGATTAACTTTGCAGGTTATAGTTTACCGGAGCCGATTTGGCTTACGGGAGGCGGGGGCAAGACGTCTTTGATGTATTATTTAGCGCAAAATATTACCGGCCCCCTTCTCCTCACCACTACTACCAAACTTGCTTATCCACCCCGGGAAGAAGTTCCCTTTTACCAGGCAGAAAGTTTAGATCAACTTCTTCCGTTATTCCACGAGGGAAGAAAGGTTCTTGCAGGAAAGCGGGTGGAAAAGGAGAAAATAATTGGTTTTTCCCCGGAGGAAATAGAGAAATTTTACCGGCATAACCCGATACCTATGCTTATTGAAGCGGATGGCAGCAATCGCCGGCCTTTAAAAATACATCTTGCCCATGAACCGGTACTGCCCCAAGTGCCCGCGACCGTTATAGCAGTTATAGGACTATCGGCCTTAAATAAACCCTATAGCAGTGAATATATCCACCGGGGAAAAAATATACCGGGGAGGATTATTACTCCTGAAGATTTACTGAAACTGGTTAGGGAAGGGAAATATTTTTCACCCCGTACCAAAAACAAAGTAGTTTTTTTAAATCAGGCCGAGGTAATTGAGAAAAGGCTCTTAGAGGAAGTGATTACTTTATTTAAAGCAATACCCGATTTATTGGTGACCTATGGCTCGTTAAAGGAGGGCTACATCTTGTCGGGATAG
- the yqeB gene encoding selenium-dependent molybdenum cofactor biosynthesis protein YqeB, producing MGVIILAAGSSRRMGRNKLSLPLLGKTVLEQTVTLYQQTFPEILVITPLLIAPSSVQEGMGGTLREAARLIPPSWQGVVVALGDMPFIAPTTLKTFFAAIEKAPEEVWALSFQGRRGHPVYLPRRYFSLFSRLFGDVGLRQLLPELTPKTIDTEDYGVVFDLDKPEDYEPYGKLILVKGAGDIASGIIWRLYQAGFKVVATELLKPTTIRRPVAFAQAVFTGEHTVEGVLAKKATLLEVPNLLVNGIVPVVPDEEGVAVKGLKPWAVVDARLAKRNLGTTKDEAKIVIGVGPGFTAPDDVHAVIETKRGHFLGRAIYQGTAEPNTGVPGEIGGHTVRRVIYASASGRVHWYCDFGQRVNAGMVLGEVAGEKIIAQISGVVRGLIHPEVDVRAGMKIGDIDPRGIPEYATTISEKALAVAGGVLEALLKLDSSSL from the coding sequence GTGGGAGTCATAATTTTAGCAGCGGGTAGTTCCCGGAGGATGGGCAGAAACAAACTTTCCCTTCCCCTTTTGGGGAAAACTGTTCTAGAACAAACCGTTACCCTGTATCAGCAGACTTTTCCCGAGATTCTGGTAATTACTCCTTTGCTTATTGCGCCGAGTTCTGTCCAGGAAGGCATGGGAGGAACGCTCCGCGAAGCTGCTCGCCTAATACCTCCCAGCTGGCAAGGGGTAGTGGTAGCCCTTGGGGATATGCCGTTTATTGCCCCAACGACCCTGAAAACCTTTTTCGCTGCCATTGAAAAAGCTCCCGAAGAGGTTTGGGCCTTAAGTTTTCAAGGCCGGCGGGGACATCCGGTTTATCTACCACGACGCTATTTTTCACTATTTAGTAGACTTTTCGGGGATGTAGGTCTTCGCCAGCTTTTACCGGAGTTAACGCCAAAAACTATTGATACGGAGGACTATGGGGTGGTTTTTGATTTAGATAAGCCTGAGGATTATGAACCTTACGGAAAACTTATTCTGGTAAAAGGAGCAGGAGATATTGCGTCGGGGATCATCTGGCGTTTATATCAAGCGGGATTTAAAGTGGTGGCAACTGAACTTCTAAAGCCAACGACCATACGCCGACCGGTAGCTTTTGCCCAGGCGGTATTTACCGGTGAACATACCGTGGAAGGAGTTTTAGCCAAGAAAGCTACCCTTTTGGAAGTTCCCAATTTACTGGTAAATGGCATCGTTCCTGTTGTTCCCGATGAAGAAGGGGTAGCAGTCAAAGGGTTAAAGCCCTGGGCAGTGGTAGACGCTAGACTTGCTAAAAGAAATTTAGGGACGACCAAAGATGAAGCCAAAATAGTCATAGGAGTGGGCCCCGGGTTTACCGCACCCGATGATGTGCACGCGGTAATTGAAACGAAAAGAGGACATTTTTTGGGACGGGCAATTTATCAGGGTACAGCTGAGCCCAATACCGGTGTTCCCGGGGAAATTGGTGGGCACACCGTTAGGCGGGTAATTTATGCTTCTGCCAGTGGGCGGGTGCACTGGTATTGTGATTTTGGTCAAAGGGTAAATGCCGGGATGGTGTTGGGAGAAGTTGCTGGAGAAAAAATTATTGCCCAAATTTCCGGAGTAGTTCGCGGCTTAATTCATCCGGAAGTGGACGTGAGGGCAGGCATGAAAATAGGCGATATCGATCCCCGGGGAATTCCTGAATACGCCACAACGATATCCGAAAAAGCCCTGGCGGTAGCTGGGGGTGTTTTAGAAGCGCTTTTAAAGCTGGACAGTTCCAGCTTGTAA
- the ftcD gene encoding glutamate formimidoyltransferase yields MNKYIHAVPNFSEGRRTEVVEAIVDQVRNIPGVKLIGYFPDADFNRTVVELIGKPEPLKEALINMAAKAIELIDMEEQRGSHPRIGAQDTIPIFPMRNITLEECIQLAEEIGVELNKRTGVPIYFAGENARIPEKKALDFIRKGQYEGLRDLLLSENPDPKRLPDIGDVKNFVHKGATIVSAGTNPLVAFNVILGTDNLEIAKQIAKAVRGPSGGFTFVRAVALKFTDRNQVVVSMNMFDHEACPLYRTYNFVKSEAARWGVPVVGTELVGTVPQEALVRVAEYFLQLENFNRDQIRENHIPDLI; encoded by the coding sequence ATGAACAAGTACATCCATGCCGTACCCAACTTTTCCGAAGGCCGGCGGACAGAAGTGGTTGAGGCGATTGTCGACCAGGTCCGGAATATTCCCGGCGTAAAATTAATCGGGTATTTTCCCGATGCTGATTTTAACCGGACGGTAGTAGAGTTAATCGGGAAGCCCGAACCGTTAAAAGAAGCCTTAATTAACATGGCAGCCAAAGCCATTGAATTAATTGATATGGAAGAGCAACGGGGTAGCCACCCGCGCATTGGGGCTCAGGACACCATTCCTATCTTTCCCATGAGAAACATCACTTTAGAAGAGTGCATCCAACTGGCTGAAGAAATTGGCGTTGAGTTAAACAAGCGGACCGGGGTTCCCATTTACTTTGCCGGGGAAAACGCTAGAATTCCTGAGAAAAAAGCTCTTGATTTTATCCGGAAAGGTCAGTATGAAGGCTTAAGGGATCTTTTACTTTCGGAAAATCCTGATCCCAAGCGGTTGCCGGATATTGGCGATGTGAAAAATTTTGTCCACAAAGGTGCTACTATTGTTAGCGCTGGTACCAATCCTCTGGTGGCGTTTAACGTTATTCTTGGTACTGATAACCTGGAGATTGCCAAGCAAATTGCTAAAGCGGTTCGAGGACCTTCCGGCGGCTTTACTTTCGTTCGGGCGGTAGCTTTGAAGTTTACCGATAGGAATCAAGTAGTGGTTTCCATGAACATGTTTGACCATGAAGCTTGTCCCCTTTATAGAACCTATAACTTTGTGAAGTCCGAGGCAGCTCGCTGGGGCGTACCGGTAGTAGGAACGGAATTAGTGGGTACTGTACCGCAGGAAGCCCTGGTACGGGTAGCAGAATATTTTCTGCAACTGGAAAACTTTAACCGCGACCAAATTCGGGAGAACCATATTCCGGACTTAATTTAA
- a CDS encoding cyclodeaminase/cyclohydrolase family protein: MLTDLSLRGFIKELASSSPAPGGGSVSALAGANGAALLNMVLNLTLGREKFAGVEEELAPLKDKTEALYERLVNLIDIDTEVFNDVMAAFKLPKDTEEQKKERLAKIQEAYKKAADVPLEVAEKCLEVLRLCPKIAEKGNPNALSDAGVAAQMAYAGLQGAVMNVKINLTSIKDEGYVRAARERVAAFLEEGAELKERVTQYVSQRL, translated from the coding sequence ATGCTAACAGACCTGTCTCTTCGTGGCTTTATTAAAGAGCTAGCTTCTTCATCTCCGGCTCCCGGCGGCGGAAGTGTTTCGGCTTTAGCCGGAGCTAATGGTGCTGCTCTCTTAAATATGGTGTTAAATTTAACCCTCGGGCGGGAAAAGTTTGCCGGCGTAGAGGAGGAACTGGCACCCTTAAAAGATAAAACCGAAGCTCTCTACGAACGTTTAGTTAACTTAATTGATATTGATACGGAAGTTTTTAATGATGTGATGGCTGCCTTTAAGCTTCCGAAAGATACCGAGGAACAGAAAAAAGAACGTTTGGCTAAAATTCAAGAAGCTTATAAAAAAGCTGCTGATGTTCCCCTGGAAGTTGCGGAAAAATGCCTGGAAGTTTTGCGGCTGTGTCCAAAAATTGCTGAAAAAGGTAATCCCAATGCTCTGTCCGATGCGGGGGTGGCTGCACAAATGGCTTATGCTGGTTTACAAGGAGCGGTAATGAATGTTAAAATTAACCTTACTTCCATTAAAGATGAAGGCTATGTTAGGGCGGCCCGGGAAAGGGTGGCAGCTTTCTTGGAAGAAGGGGCAGAGCTTAAAGAACGGGTTACTCAGTATGTTAGCCAAAGATTATAA
- a CDS encoding NCS2 family permease, whose translation MASNQGALDRIFKLSQKGTSVRTEVLAGLTTFVTLAYIIFVNPGILADAGVPKEAAIAATIYSTAIATTLMGLWANFPVAVAPGMGLNAFFAYFVVAQLHLPWQVGFGAVFFSGIFFLILTIGGIRQAIVNAVPNNLKAAIGVGIGLFIAFIGLKNAGIVVADQATFVTLGHITKPEPLLALVGLVLTAVLMSRNVKGSMLIGILTTTILGMIFGVVPVPKSLSGIMSFNLPNIKPTLLKLDIAGAWKFGIFNIVFTMTMVELFDNMGTLIGLTRKAGLMDENGKIENLDRALTTDAIGTIISSLLGTTTVTSYIESAAGIAEGGKTGLTAITVAILFIVALIFAPLIGIVPGFATAPALILVGALMLAEIRHIEFDDFTEAFPAFMTIIMMPLTYSIASGFGFGFISYTLVKALTGKFKDISWVMWIVSIAFAINFYMRLH comes from the coding sequence ATGGCATCTAATCAAGGAGCGCTCGACCGGATTTTTAAGTTGAGCCAGAAGGGAACCAGTGTAAGAACCGAGGTTTTAGCTGGTTTAACCACCTTTGTTACCCTGGCTTACATTATTTTTGTCAACCCGGGTATATTAGCCGATGCGGGAGTGCCCAAGGAAGCAGCGATTGCTGCTACTATCTATTCTACGGCGATAGCAACAACGCTCATGGGCCTCTGGGCTAACTTCCCGGTGGCGGTAGCACCGGGTATGGGCTTAAACGCCTTTTTTGCCTACTTTGTTGTGGCTCAATTACATTTGCCTTGGCAGGTGGGATTTGGAGCAGTTTTCTTCTCCGGTATTTTCTTCTTGATCTTAACGATCGGTGGAATTCGGCAGGCGATTGTTAATGCGGTGCCCAACAACTTAAAAGCTGCTATTGGTGTGGGTATTGGTTTATTTATTGCGTTTATTGGCTTAAAAAACGCAGGTATTGTAGTTGCAGACCAGGCAACTTTTGTTACCCTCGGTCATATCACCAAGCCTGAACCGCTTTTGGCTCTTGTTGGCTTAGTCTTAACTGCAGTTTTAATGTCAAGAAATGTTAAAGGCTCCATGTTAATTGGCATTTTAACTACTACGATATTGGGAATGATTTTTGGGGTTGTTCCGGTGCCTAAAAGCTTAAGCGGCATTATGAGTTTCAATTTACCCAATATTAAGCCGACGTTATTAAAACTTGATATTGCCGGCGCTTGGAAGTTTGGCATATTTAATATCGTTTTTACCATGACCATGGTAGAACTTTTTGACAACATGGGAACCTTAATTGGTTTAACCAGGAAAGCCGGGCTAATGGACGAAAATGGCAAGATTGAAAACTTAGACCGGGCGCTGACCACTGATGCTATCGGAACTATCATAAGCTCATTGTTGGGAACAACCACGGTTACCTCCTACATTGAAAGTGCTGCTGGAATTGCCGAAGGAGGTAAGACCGGTTTAACAGCAATTACAGTGGCGATACTCTTTATTGTAGCTTTAATTTTTGCTCCGCTTATTGGTATTGTTCCAGGCTTTGCTACTGCTCCAGCTTTAATTTTAGTAGGGGCTTTGATGCTGGCGGAAATAAGACATATCGAATTTGATGATTTTACCGAAGCTTTTCCGGCCTTTATGACTATCATTATGATGCCCCTTACTTACAGTATTGCTAGTGGTTTTGGTTTTGGCTTCATTTCATATACTCTCGTCAAAGCCCTCACCGGAAAGTTTAAAGATATCAGTTGGGTTATGTGGATTGTTTCTATAGCTTTTGCTATTAATTTCTATATGCGGCTTCACTAA